From one Salmo salar chromosome ssa09, Ssal_v3.1, whole genome shotgun sequence genomic stretch:
- the trad1 gene encoding TRAF-type zinc finger domain-containing protein 1, with the protein MADKEEDTTRICDQCHKEVAVSNFALHESHCQRFLCLCPDCDEHVPRELLELHHQNQHSQVKCTKCDKKVESCKLLNHECKARLQRCEFCPVELPLSAMAEHSVACGSRTERCSDCGRYITLRDQPEHAQICPDLHVPENPSPPSSNSRRTAVVCRSCMRSFPLEEMAEHQLECDHKSEESKGDDDEEDGSHKQEQASPRLTSSMKSALFSAQGRRQGGDVDQISTCPHCHLALPVVTLRWHEVKCQIHVNLK; encoded by the exons ATGGCAGACAAGGAAGAGGACACAACCCGTATCTGTGACCAGTG TCACAAGGAGGTGGCTGTGTCCAACTTTGCCTTGCACGAGTCCCACTGCCAGCGGTTCCTATGCCTGTGTCCAGACTGTGATGAGCATGTTCCCAGAGAGCTATTGGAGCTGCACCATCAGAACCAGCACAGCCAG GTGAAGTGCACCAAGTGCGACAAAAAGGTGGAGAGTTGCAAGCTCCTGAACCATGAG TGTAAGGCAAGGCTGCAGCGCTGTGAGTTCTGCCCGGTGGAGCTGCCGCTGTCGGCCATGGCGGAGCACAGCGTGGCGTGTGGCAGTCGCACCGAGCGCTGCTCCGACTGCGGACGCTACATCACTCTGAGGGACCAGCCGGAGCATGCTCAGATCTGCCCTGACCTCCATGTTCCCGAAAACCCCTCCCCGCCATCCTCCAACA GCAGGCGAACAGCAGTGGTTTGCAGGAGCTGTATGAGGTCTTTCCCATTGGAGGAGATGGCGGAACATCAG CTGGAGTGTGACCACAAATCAGAGGAGTCTAaaggtgatgatgatgaggaagatGGCAGCCACAAACAGGAGCAGGCCAGTCCTCGTTTGACCAGTTCTATGAAGTCTGCATTGTTCTCAGCCCAAGGCAGGAGGCAGGGGGGGGATGTTGACCAGATCAGCACCTGTCCTCACTGTCACCTGGCTCTCCCCGTAGTCACACTACGATGGCATGAG GTCAAATGTCAGATCCATGTCAACTTGAAATGA